A window of Caldalkalibacillus uzonensis contains these coding sequences:
- a CDS encoding C4-dicarboxylate TRAP transporter substrate-binding protein: protein MRSSSRERLLILFVSMVVVMLLVACGQSTETGGESANGGEGSQVAGDSEKTVITLRIGAGAPLESSVWLHPIKNYFMPEVDRALESTPYEINWVENWGTITNMSGELETIEAGILDVGFMTAAFQPRHLMISSMGFNTPFSSSDPEIIAEVAMRMKDEFEEFAGEYDAVNAKLLGFAISENYSLITTFPVEKMEDMEGRKVAGASANQRWLQASGAIPVQSALTEAYQSLQSGVYEGWVIFTSSVMGFRLYEQAKYLTNVNFGSMNLGGLVVNNDTWNSLPPEVQKVFEEVGSEFTYRSAKYAKEVEQSNFEEMEKQGVQISNLPLEEEKRWAERLVGMPQDYAEEMNQAGLPGTELMRAFIQFQIDAGHEFPVPYEIE, encoded by the coding sequence ATGAGATCAAGTAGTCGTGAACGTCTTCTCATTCTGTTTGTCAGCATGGTCGTGGTAATGCTTCTGGTTGCATGCGGGCAATCTACGGAGACGGGTGGTGAAAGTGCGAATGGTGGTGAGGGTTCTCAGGTCGCAGGTGATTCCGAAAAAACCGTGATTACTTTGCGGATTGGTGCTGGAGCTCCATTGGAAAGTTCGGTGTGGCTGCATCCTATTAAAAATTATTTTATGCCAGAGGTTGATCGGGCTTTAGAATCAACGCCATATGAAATCAATTGGGTTGAAAATTGGGGTACTATTACTAACATGAGTGGAGAATTGGAAACGATTGAAGCAGGAATTTTGGATGTAGGATTCATGACTGCTGCTTTTCAACCAAGACATTTGATGATTTCGAGCATGGGTTTCAATACTCCTTTTTCCAGCAGTGATCCAGAAATTATTGCTGAAGTGGCTATGAGAATGAAAGATGAATTTGAAGAATTTGCAGGAGAATACGACGCTGTTAACGCAAAATTATTGGGATTTGCGATCTCGGAGAATTACTCTTTGATTACGACTTTTCCAGTAGAGAAAATGGAAGATATGGAAGGACGAAAGGTTGCTGGCGCCTCTGCAAACCAAAGATGGTTACAAGCCTCTGGGGCCATCCCCGTACAAAGCGCATTGACCGAGGCTTATCAAAGTCTGCAGTCAGGTGTTTATGAGGGGTGGGTAATCTTTACCAGCTCAGTGATGGGATTTAGGTTATACGAGCAAGCTAAATATTTGACAAATGTTAATTTTGGTTCTATGAATCTGGGCGGGCTGGTTGTCAATAATGATACTTGGAATAGCTTGCCTCCCGAAGTTCAGAAAGTTTTTGAAGAAGTAGGTAGTGAATTTACGTATCGAAGCGCTAAATATGCAAAAGAAGTGGAACAGTCTAATTTCGAAGAAATGGAAAAGCAGGGGGTTCAGATTTCTAATCTTCCACTGGAAGAAGAGAAGCGGTGGGCTGAGAGATTGGTCGGAATGCCGCAAGACTACGCTGAGGAAATGAACCAAGCCGGTTTACCAGGAACGGAACTAATGCGGGCTTTTATTCAATTTCAAATTGATGCTGGGCATGAGTTTCCCGTACCATACGAAATCGAGTAA
- a CDS encoding TRAP transporter large permease produces MGSIVIGLLTFILLVILIFLGMHVAVALGLMSFLGVWLTIGDFKTSMTILSNTAYSAVNDYTFAVIPLFVLMGVFTTMSGTSTEIYNAFHALLRKIRGGLAMATVGASAVFATITGVSVASASVFSKVAIDPMTRLHYDKKMALGSVAGSSVLGMLIPPSLMFIVYGMIAQESVGKLFIAGMIPGIVLAVTYCVGIYVMATLKPELVGGKKATEGQQGWSKENIKIFLKPLGAGVLVVVMLGGLYGGWFTPTEAGAVGAFGAFLLVLSKRKLTIKKLKEILIETGYTSASVLLLLITAMMYSRMLGVTGVLAELNTFIEKLSVSPVILIIIFLLIIILLGTILDSVSILLITMPMMLPFVHSIGFDPILFGVLVVIAAEIGLLTPPFGLVVYSMKSALGDKASIEEIFIGAFPFILMMIFVIGLILLFPQIATWLPSFMEV; encoded by the coding sequence GTGGGATCCATCGTAATAGGCCTGTTAACGTTTATTCTTCTAGTCATTCTCATATTTTTGGGGATGCATGTTGCTGTTGCCTTGGGATTAATGAGTTTTTTGGGGGTATGGTTAACCATTGGAGATTTCAAAACAAGTATGACCATTTTAAGTAATACAGCTTATTCCGCTGTAAATGATTATACATTTGCTGTAATCCCCCTTTTTGTCTTGATGGGCGTGTTTACCACTATGTCAGGGACCAGTACCGAGATCTATAATGCCTTTCATGCCCTCCTCAGAAAAATACGTGGAGGACTGGCGATGGCGACCGTTGGGGCCAGCGCTGTGTTTGCCACAATCACAGGGGTTAGTGTGGCCTCGGCATCTGTTTTTAGTAAAGTCGCCATTGATCCCATGACACGCTTGCATTATGACAAAAAAATGGCCCTAGGTTCTGTTGCCGGAAGCTCGGTATTGGGCATGCTGATTCCTCCAAGTCTCATGTTCATTGTTTACGGCATGATCGCCCAAGAGTCTGTGGGTAAACTCTTTATTGCAGGTATGATACCTGGAATTGTTCTTGCTGTCACATATTGCGTGGGAATCTATGTTATGGCCACGCTTAAACCGGAATTAGTGGGGGGAAAGAAGGCAACTGAAGGCCAGCAGGGATGGTCCAAGGAAAATATTAAAATTTTTCTCAAGCCTTTAGGAGCGGGTGTGTTAGTGGTTGTCATGCTCGGTGGGCTATATGGAGGTTGGTTTACACCTACAGAGGCTGGTGCTGTTGGGGCGTTTGGAGCCTTTCTTCTTGTTCTATCTAAACGCAAATTAACAATCAAAAAGCTGAAAGAGATACTCATTGAAACGGGCTACACGTCAGCAAGTGTTCTTTTACTCCTCATAACAGCAATGATGTACTCCCGTATGCTGGGGGTCACCGGTGTCCTCGCAGAACTGAACACATTTATTGAGAAACTTTCTGTGTCACCTGTAATACTGATTATCATCTTTTTACTCATTATCATATTACTCGGAACGATCCTTGATTCTGTGTCAATTTTATTGATAACGATGCCAATGATGTTACCGTTTGTTCATTCGATTGGGTTTGATCCCATTCTTTTTGGAGTGCTCGTGGTAATCGCTGCAGAAATCGGATTGCTAACGCCTCCTTTTGGGCTCGTCGTTTATTCTATGAAATCTGCTTTAGGTGATAAGGCAAGTATCGAAGAAATATTTATAGGTGCTTTTCCATTTATTTTAATGATGATCTTCGTGATAGGGCTCATATTGTTATTTCCCCAGATTGCTACTTGGCTGCCGAGCTTTATGGAGGTCTGA
- a CDS encoding TRAP transporter small permease subunit, translating into MENKQSHKLRKIFDSMIANLCFIGAVWIVFLMVIIFADVVGRGLFNTPIPGIPEIVKNSIVGLTFLQIAHVLRKGRHIRTTVIYDRVPQYWKKVLDTMASLAGMIVFIMIFFATLEPAYRAFVTWNFEGNYVRIPTFPTYALILLGSLLMTLQFALSMYDSLRRPRAKTDKGA; encoded by the coding sequence ATGGAAAATAAACAAAGTCACAAGCTTAGAAAAATATTTGATTCAATGATTGCAAACTTGTGTTTTATCGGAGCGGTTTGGATTGTTTTTTTGATGGTGATTATTTTTGCTGATGTCGTTGGGAGGGGATTATTTAATACTCCCATTCCTGGGATTCCGGAAATCGTAAAAAATTCAATCGTAGGTCTTACGTTTTTACAAATCGCTCACGTTTTAAGGAAAGGACGGCATATCCGCACGACGGTTATTTATGATCGTGTACCGCAATATTGGAAAAAGGTGTTGGATACGATGGCTAGTTTGGCCGGTATGATTGTTTTTATAATGATTTTTTTCGCTACACTGGAACCGGCTTATCGAGCATTCGTAACATGGAATTTTGAAGGAAATTACGTGCGCATTCCTACGTTTCCCACATACGCGCTAATTTTGCTGGGGAGTTTGCTGATGACGTTGCAGTTTGCGTTGAGTATGTACGATTCACTAAGAAGACCTCGGGCAAAGACTGACAAGGGGGCATAG
- a CDS encoding amidohydrolase family protein, with translation MSEKKLFKDGCVITLDKTLGDFKKADVLVEGSKIVEVRPRIEVGSDFEVIDASNMIVMPGFVDTHRHTWESVIRNVGADWSLMKYLNSIYFGNIGAKLRPEDGYVANLLGALEALDAGVTTILDWSMIISPDHAYELIRGLQESGIRAVFAYGIPGDGDYWSRESQIRHSEDSRRVKNSYFSSDDQLLTMALAIRGPEFSSWDTAVDDIQLARELDVLCSMHLGFGSWGSVDRSIEKLQQADLLGPDLNFVHANSISPEEFKMVADAGASISVTPEVEMMMGHGYPPTGLILENGGRPALGVDVVTSTGGDMFAQMKFALQAERARINDKVLAEGKMPEKLNLTAREVLEFAITEGARVLKLDHKIGTLSPGKEADIIMIRTTDLNLYPVNDPIGAVVQCAHAGNVDSVFVAGQAVKRDGKMLKENMDRIFGLAKEARDHIFAKYGNPDGLWLL, from the coding sequence ATGTCTGAAAAGAAGCTTTTTAAAGACGGATGTGTTATTACGCTTGATAAGACTTTGGGAGATTTTAAAAAGGCGGATGTTTTGGTTGAAGGAAGCAAAATCGTGGAGGTCCGACCGAGAATTGAAGTTGGATCTGATTTCGAAGTGATTGACGCTTCAAATATGATTGTGATGCCTGGTTTTGTCGATACTCACCGTCACACCTGGGAATCAGTGATTCGCAATGTTGGGGCAGACTGGTCTTTAATGAAGTATTTGAACAGCATTTATTTTGGGAATATTGGAGCTAAGTTGCGACCGGAGGATGGCTATGTCGCCAATCTTTTAGGAGCACTGGAAGCCTTGGATGCTGGCGTGACTACCATATTGGATTGGTCCATGATCATTTCTCCTGACCATGCCTATGAATTGATCAGAGGACTGCAAGAATCTGGGATCCGGGCTGTTTTTGCATACGGGATTCCGGGTGACGGAGACTACTGGTCCAGAGAAAGTCAAATCAGGCATTCCGAGGACAGTCGGCGGGTGAAGAACAGCTATTTTTCTTCAGATGATCAATTGCTAACAATGGCGCTGGCCATTAGAGGGCCAGAATTCAGTTCATGGGATACGGCAGTTGATGATATTCAATTAGCACGAGAACTGGATGTGCTTTGCAGTATGCATTTGGGTTTTGGAAGCTGGGGATCTGTTGACCGCTCCATTGAAAAGCTCCAGCAGGCAGATCTATTAGGGCCGGATTTGAACTTTGTTCATGCCAATTCAATCAGTCCAGAAGAATTTAAAATGGTCGCTGATGCTGGAGCTTCCATCTCGGTAACACCGGAAGTTGAGATGATGATGGGACATGGCTATCCACCAACTGGATTGATACTGGAGAATGGCGGCAGGCCTGCACTGGGGGTTGATGTGGTCACTTCCACAGGTGGTGATATGTTTGCGCAGATGAAATTCGCATTACAAGCTGAGCGAGCACGAATAAATGATAAGGTGCTGGCTGAAGGAAAAATGCCTGAGAAGTTGAATCTCACAGCCAGAGAAGTACTTGAATTTGCCATAACAGAAGGAGCAAGGGTGTTAAAACTGGATCACAAGATAGGTACTCTGTCACCTGGCAAAGAGGCGGATATCATTATGATTCGAACCACTGATTTGAACCTCTACCCAGTGAATGATCCAATTGGTGCTGTAGTGCAATGTGCGCATGCCGGTAATGTGGATTCTGTTTTTGTAGCAGGTCAGGCAGTGAAGCGGGACGGAAAGATGCTGAAAGAAAACATGGATCGTATTTTCGGATTGGCAAAGGAAGCAAGGGATCACATATTTGCTAAGTATGGGAACCCTGACGGCCTCTGGCTGCTCTAA
- a CDS encoding fumarylacetoacetate hydrolase family protein: MGYHLVRYQHQGRIKWGIVKEEIIYEITGTYDTLASFLRTGVDEAKNILSTKDPMRRSFAEVEILSPVTEPAQIVCQGANYGAHREEAGLTGQRPPFNLIFTKASSSMVGAYHDIYLPDHVQLLDYEIEVGLVIGKEITEPIKVTIENLHQYVVGVVLGNDISARDIQLAEGQWFKGKSFRTFCPVGPFLYLFDQDEAHYIHNLELTLSVNGQVRQTSNTAFMLYKPEETLTHLSQIMNLYPGDLLLTGTPGGVALKLTSEELETLWNPFAPYDEKMELIIKSQKNNPDYLKVGDVIKCTAKSTDGKINLGTQENRIVRKS, from the coding sequence ATGGGATATCATCTTGTTCGCTATCAGCACCAAGGCCGAATTAAATGGGGCATTGTCAAAGAAGAGATCATTTATGAAATTACAGGTACTTATGACACATTGGCGTCTTTTTTGAGAACGGGAGTGGATGAAGCCAAAAACATTTTATCTACTAAAGATCCAATGAGGAGATCTTTTGCTGAAGTAGAGATCCTCAGTCCGGTGACTGAACCAGCCCAGATAGTTTGTCAAGGCGCCAATTATGGGGCACACAGGGAAGAAGCGGGCTTGACAGGCCAACGCCCTCCTTTCAATTTAATTTTTACCAAAGCTTCTAGCTCCATGGTTGGTGCTTATCACGATATCTACCTCCCGGATCATGTTCAGCTTTTAGATTATGAGATTGAGGTTGGTCTAGTTATCGGCAAGGAAATCACTGAACCGATTAAAGTGACCATAGAGAATTTGCACCAGTATGTGGTGGGGGTTGTATTGGGTAATGATATTTCTGCCCGTGACATCCAGTTAGCGGAGGGACAATGGTTTAAAGGGAAGAGCTTCCGCACGTTTTGTCCAGTCGGTCCATTTCTGTATCTGTTTGATCAAGATGAAGCCCACTACATTCACAATCTTGAACTTACTCTGTCAGTAAATGGGCAGGTAAGGCAAACGTCTAATACGGCATTCATGCTATACAAACCTGAAGAAACCTTGACACATCTATCACAAATTATGAATCTGTATCCTGGGGATTTGTTACTTACCGGTACTCCTGGAGGAGTAGCCTTGAAACTTACATCTGAGGAGCTGGAGACGCTATGGAATCCTTTTGCTCCCTATGATGAAAAAATGGAGCTGATTATCAAAAGCCAAAAAAATAATCCTGACTATCTGAAAGTTGGAGATGTGATCAAATGTACAGCCAAAAGCACTGATGGAAAAATCAATTTAGGGACTCAAGAAAACCGAATTGTCAGAAAATCATGA
- a CDS encoding NADPH-dependent FMN reductase: MDVAAIIGSLRKESYNKKVVEFMQSRYERKMEIEILHIRDLPHFDQDVEEDPPQQVKVFKQRVAAADAILIATPEYNHSVPGVLKNALDWLSRVDKVLTGKPVLLIGSTPGMLGTVRAQIHLRQILASPGLSAKVLPGNEVLINFVHEKLDDHGRLVHQQTISFLDDVVNRFIDFVNGQT, encoded by the coding sequence ATGGATGTTGCCGCCATTATCGGAAGCTTACGTAAAGAATCCTATAATAAAAAGGTTGTTGAGTTTATGCAGTCGCGCTATGAACGCAAAATGGAAATTGAAATCCTTCATATCCGAGATCTGCCGCACTTTGATCAAGATGTGGAAGAGGACCCTCCTCAACAAGTCAAAGTGTTTAAGCAGCGTGTGGCAGCAGCAGATGCCATACTGATTGCCACACCTGAATATAACCATTCTGTTCCGGGAGTACTGAAAAATGCCCTGGATTGGTTGTCCCGTGTTGATAAAGTATTAACGGGAAAACCGGTTTTGCTGATTGGTTCTACACCAGGGATGCTCGGTACAGTGCGTGCACAAATTCATTTGAGACAAATTTTGGCTTCACCAGGTCTCTCAGCAAAAGTGTTGCCTGGTAATGAAGTATTGATCAATTTCGTACATGAGAAGCTCGATGATCATGGACGACTCGTGCATCAACAGACGATTTCCTTTCTTGATGATGTCGTTAACCGCTTCATTGATTTTGTCAATGGTCAAACATAA
- a CDS encoding FadR/GntR family transcriptional regulator, which translates to MAPRNLSEQLLHDIGQQIVNEELLPGDILPKVEVLSEIKGVSRTVVREALKGLIARRLVESSTKVGTVVRDRSDWQWWDPDVLLWASRSKKKRQFLLQITEVRLAIEPSAVKLAAKNATDEDIRHIQKCYQRLEETLGNDEEWVKADYEFHNSILMASHNEIMFSLVKTLHIGLFQSRQETIRALKEDPSPSYGEPSEEVLARHKSVMDAICARDENLAYQKMYELLMRVVELIERRNDGENI; encoded by the coding sequence ATGGCACCTCGAAATTTAAGTGAACAATTATTACATGATATAGGCCAACAGATTGTCAATGAAGAATTACTGCCCGGTGATATTTTGCCAAAAGTTGAAGTGTTAAGCGAAATAAAAGGTGTAAGTCGGACAGTGGTTCGCGAGGCATTAAAAGGACTGATAGCCCGGCGGCTGGTGGAGTCCTCAACCAAGGTCGGTACTGTGGTGCGCGACCGTTCTGATTGGCAATGGTGGGATCCGGACGTCTTGTTATGGGCTTCAAGATCAAAAAAAAAGCGTCAGTTCTTGCTTCAAATTACAGAGGTCCGGTTAGCGATCGAACCTTCCGCAGTAAAGCTTGCAGCAAAAAACGCAACGGACGAAGATATTCGTCACATTCAAAAATGCTATCAAAGATTGGAAGAAACACTGGGTAATGATGAAGAATGGGTTAAAGCAGACTACGAGTTCCATAATAGTATCCTAATGGCTTCACACAATGAGATCATGTTCAGCTTGGTTAAAACATTACATATTGGTTTATTTCAAAGTAGACAGGAAACGATACGTGCTTTGAAAGAAGATCCGAGCCCCTCGTATGGAGAGCCGTCAGAAGAAGTGTTGGCGCGACATAAGTCTGTCATGGATGCGATATGCGCGCGTGATGAAAATCTGGCATATCAAAAAATGTATGAATTGCTCATGAGGGTCGTGGAATTAATTGAAAGAAGAAATGATGGAGAGAATATATAA
- a CDS encoding VOC family protein: MTLTKHGKFQVDNLINNIIILVQILFLIYYIFNKKESETMLNIFKLGYVDFFVRDMESMTRYYSDVIGLTVTEQDGEGRVYLSTALDHHNIVLTPSDKTGINRFGFQFEDTITIKEAQDHLKELGIQSEIKTDASPGVPELLEFTDPEGYIVELYPKMTLATPGFKNSGIVPNKVGHLSLRVKDAKKQVEFYEQLGFINTDWIESYFGFMTCNQDHHVLNFFTSEKEGMHHLAFETRNYQHLVQSLDILRHNNIKIEWGPSRHGAGHNVATYHYDPENNLIELFTDVDIYIKELNCFEPRPWHRDCPQRPKVWSTDECLSVWGVDFEKALV; encoded by the coding sequence ATGACCTTGACAAAGCACGGAAAATTCCAAGTTGACAATTTAATAAATAATATAATAATATTAGTACAAATATTATTTTTAATATATTATATTTTTAACAAGAAGGAGAGTGAGACAATGCTAAATATTTTTAAATTAGGTTATGTTGATTTCTTTGTTAGAGATATGGAAAGTATGACAAGGTACTATTCTGACGTAATAGGGTTGACAGTTACGGAGCAAGACGGAGAAGGAAGGGTTTATTTAAGTACTGCGCTTGACCATCATAATATTGTCTTGACACCCTCGGATAAGACAGGAATAAATCGTTTTGGCTTCCAGTTTGAAGATACGATTACTATCAAAGAAGCACAGGATCATTTAAAAGAACTCGGTATTCAATCTGAAATAAAAACTGATGCAAGTCCAGGAGTGCCAGAGTTGCTTGAATTTACTGATCCTGAAGGGTATATTGTGGAGCTTTATCCTAAGATGACTTTAGCAACACCTGGTTTCAAAAATTCTGGCATTGTTCCCAACAAGGTTGGGCATTTGTCTTTAAGAGTAAAGGATGCCAAAAAACAAGTGGAATTTTATGAACAATTAGGATTTATCAATACAGATTGGATTGAATCTTACTTTGGTTTTATGACTTGCAACCAGGATCATCACGTACTTAATTTTTTCACTTCTGAAAAAGAAGGCATGCATCACTTGGCATTTGAGACGAGAAATTATCAACACTTAGTACAGTCTCTAGACATTTTGCGTCATAATAATATCAAAATAGAGTGGGGACCCTCCAGACATGGTGCCGGTCATAATGTGGCAACCTATCATTATGATCCAGAAAATAATCTAATTGAATTATTCACTGATGTGGATATCTACATTAAAGAGTTAAATTGTTTTGAACCGCGTCCATGGCACCGCGATTGTCCGCAAAGACCTAAGGTGTGGAGTACGGATGAATGCTTGTCTGTTTGGGGAGTGGATTTTGAAAAGGCATTGGTTTAA
- the istA gene encoding IS21 family transposase, whose product MTPEEFEDMLEHMEVRQKKLDCIKEKLITWLKQYPDIASAQIHDWIKERYPDLTVGESTVRCYVSQLRKEYSIPKIKTTRQYEAIEDPPMGQQMQVDFGQVTVMNQFHQPQKLWFMACVLSHSRYKFVYWLDRPFTTADVIQAHEQAFAFYGGLPQEIVYDQDHLILVSENGGNLIYTKKFANYLKHRAFKVHMCRKGDPESKGKVENVVGYVKKNFARHRTYYNLAQWSEDCLAWLERTGNGKVHQTTKKIPAEVSNRNVFTFARSKKNTTSIKLKPV is encoded by the coding sequence ATGACACCTGAAGAATTTGAAGATATGTTGGAGCACATGGAAGTGAGACAAAAGAAATTAGACTGTATCAAAGAGAAGCTCATCACCTGGTTGAAACAGTATCCCGACATTGCAAGTGCACAGATCCATGATTGGATTAAGGAGAGATATCCTGACCTTACGGTCGGTGAAAGTACCGTCAGGTGCTATGTTAGTCAACTGAGAAAGGAATATAGCATTCCAAAAATAAAGACGACTCGGCAATATGAAGCGATTGAAGATCCACCGATGGGACAACAAATGCAAGTTGATTTTGGTCAGGTCACCGTGATGAACCAGTTTCATCAACCTCAGAAACTGTGGTTTATGGCTTGTGTATTATCCCATTCCCGTTACAAATTTGTGTATTGGCTGGACCGTCCCTTTACAACAGCAGATGTCATTCAGGCTCATGAACAAGCTTTCGCCTTTTACGGCGGTCTTCCTCAAGAAATTGTTTATGATCAAGACCATCTCATCTTAGTGAGTGAAAATGGTGGAAATCTTATTTACACAAAAAAATTTGCCAATTATCTGAAGCACAGGGCATTTAAGGTTCACATGTGCCGCAAAGGCGACCCGGAAAGCAAAGGAAAAGTGGAAAACGTTGTTGGCTATGTGAAAAAGAACTTTGCCCGTCACCGGACCTATTACAATCTGGCCCAATGGAGTGAAGACTGTCTGGCCTGGCTTGAGCGAACAGGCAATGGCAAAGTGCATCAGACAACCAAAAAAATACCGGCCGAAGTGTCCAACAGGAACGTTTTTACCTTCGCCCGGTCCAAGAAAAATACCACATCAATCAAGCTAAAGCCAGTATAA
- the istB gene encoding IS21-like element helper ATPase IstB: MSECLVRLKHSLKTLKLASIAEVIEEQLMEAETNGFSYQQFLTKLLGYEIRKREEKQLAKRLKWAGFPVHQSLDEFDISAQPALSRQQFQQLRELLWIEQVYNLILLGPPGVGKTHLAIGLGVEAIQQGYKVSFVTMDHLIELLRTQEVTRSAQIKLKRITQSDLVIIDDLMFMAINRHEANLFFQLINKLYGQSSVIITSNKGPEDWGELLGDPAITTAILDRLLHKSEVIHLTGDSYRLKNRKTILLEMTRCSKLFSENCSIVLDAHNVSRLLWINTLFIHKNETQM; this comes from the coding sequence ATGTCAGAATGCTTAGTGCGACTGAAACACAGCTTGAAAACACTCAAATTGGCCTCCATCGCCGAAGTGATTGAGGAACAACTGATGGAAGCCGAAACAAATGGATTCAGTTATCAACAGTTTCTGACGAAACTGTTGGGATACGAAATACGCAAGCGGGAAGAAAAACAATTGGCTAAACGACTCAAGTGGGCCGGCTTTCCTGTCCACCAATCCCTTGATGAGTTCGACATTAGCGCCCAGCCTGCCCTAAGCCGGCAGCAATTTCAACAGTTGCGTGAACTCTTATGGATTGAACAGGTTTATAACCTCATCTTATTGGGCCCGCCAGGGGTGGGTAAAACTCACCTGGCCATTGGCTTAGGAGTAGAAGCGATTCAGCAAGGATACAAAGTCAGCTTTGTGACCATGGATCATTTAATCGAGTTGCTGCGTACCCAAGAAGTAACAAGAAGCGCCCAAATCAAATTGAAAAGAATTACTCAGTCAGATCTTGTCATCATCGATGATTTGATGTTTATGGCCATCAACCGGCATGAAGCCAATCTTTTCTTTCAACTCATCAACAAACTCTATGGCCAATCATCTGTGATCATCACCTCCAACAAAGGGCCGGAAGATTGGGGAGAGTTATTGGGTGATCCGGCCATCACCACAGCCATTCTGGATCGGCTACTCCATAAAAGCGAGGTGATTCATCTAACCGGTGACAGTTATCGTTTAAAAAACAGGAAAACCATATTATTGGAAATGACTAGGTGCTCAAAATTATTTAGCGAAAATTGTTCAATTGTACTTGACGCTCACAACGTGTCACGCCTTCTCTGGATAAACACTCTCTTTATCCATAAAAACGAGACGCAAATGTAA
- a CDS encoding 6-carboxyhexanoate--CoA ligase → MANTNTPTLYSIRMRAAQGGPHEQGGKHISGGERLVQSPDVNQAVLELMDKASNHSRGPFDFLNLIVEEIPWEELKLLPPLPVQTEQVASVEAGRDLALTLVGKCGVSPAAGKLGLQLIQSMGHVRGAVVLDAHTGERLDDRGERGVRVSRLDWRPGSYERWLDQHPGLTNPRTKEALALATKVSAAPGAVAELCWSDDPDYVTGYVAAPHLGYCRITRLKSPGEEHGGRVFFIHRSVDLDTYLTFLEQTPVWIGWED, encoded by the coding sequence ATGGCAAACACAAACACTCCCACTCTGTATAGCATTCGCATGCGTGCAGCCCAAGGGGGCCCCCATGAACAGGGTGGCAAACACATTTCCGGCGGTGAAAGGCTGGTCCAGAGCCCAGATGTGAACCAGGCCGTGCTAGAGTTAATGGACAAAGCCAGCAATCACAGCAGAGGTCCGTTTGATTTTCTAAACCTGATTGTTGAAGAGATCCCATGGGAAGAGTTAAAGCTGCTTCCCCCGCTCCCCGTTCAAACGGAACAGGTTGCATCCGTTGAGGCGGGAAGAGACTTAGCGCTTACTCTGGTGGGCAAGTGCGGTGTGTCTCCGGCAGCCGGAAAGCTCGGGTTACAACTGATCCAGTCCATGGGCCATGTGCGGGGGGCGGTCGTGCTCGATGCCCATACAGGGGAACGGCTGGATGACCGGGGAGAAAGGGGAGTCCGCGTCTCCCGCCTCGATTGGCGGCCTGGAAGTTATGAACGCTGGCTAGACCAGCATCCTGGCCTGACCAATCCCAGAACAAAAGAAGCTTTGGCCTTAGCCACCAAAGTAAGCGCCGCTCCAGGTGCCGTGGCTGAGCTGTGCTGGTCCGATGACCCCGATTACGTGACCGGCTATGTGGCCGCACCTCACTTAGGCTACTGCCGGATTACCAGGCTTAAATCTCCCGGTGAGGAGCATGGCGGGCGAGTCTTCTTTATTCATCGCTCTGTTGACCTGGATACTTATCTGACTTTCCTGGAACAAACACCCGTTTGGATTGGTTGGGAGGATTGA